A single window of Streptomyces cathayae DNA harbors:
- a CDS encoding S8 family peptidase: MRRQFKRARATGAATVATAAAVALVAGMTGPAAANGERTAAGTAAGTTYTNAAQSKAPSSAKTKHRITLITGDRVAVDAKGRVVGLERAKGREHIPVQISRSGGHTHVLPADAARLIASGKLDRRLFDITELGKDATRRSQQRGLKVIVGYQGRATAAKSDVREAADLRRTLGTLNADAVQTPHEDTPDLWEAVTDGDRTASGIAHVWLDGVREVALDKSVAQIGTPKAWAAGYDGKGVKIAVLDTGVDATHPDLKGQVTASKDFTGSSGTGDKVGHGTHVAAIAAGTGAKGGGKYKGVAPGAKVLNGKVLDDSGFGDDSGILAGMEWAAAQGADVVNMSLGGGDTAEIDPLEAAVNKLSADQGILFAIAAGNEGPKSIGSPGSADAALTVGAVDDKDKLADFSSTGPRTGDGAVKPDVTAPGVDITAASAKGNFIAEEVGEKPAGYMSISGTSMATPHVAGAAALLKQQHPDWAYTELKGALTGSTKGGAYTAFQQGSGRVQVDKAIQQTVIADPVSVSFGVQQWPHTDDKPVTKQLTYRNLGTEDVTLKLTSTATDPKGKAAPAGFFTLGATTVTVPAGGKASVDLTADTRLGGTVDGAYSAYVVATGGGQSVRTAAGVEREVESYDVTLKVLGRNGKATGDYMASLDALSGAAAGEWFMPYDADGTVTVRVPKGNYLMDAAVFADSESAKWKGADWLSQPKLSVTKKTTVTLDARKAKPVKITVPDKAAKPEFALADYTVETKNSISGSGWWLESYANFRSAHLGPQITDGSLTQQWDAHWSKGAKAQYSTTTGGKVKKLATGFTRTYKASELATVKVGMGSAASGKKKGAVSATGWLPDTFSASSIGIPQTLPGTRTLYLSTKGGVKWDLGFEQHGGVDAEGWPIIEAGYTVGDSLAFKAGKKYSRTVNTAVFGPRLTSDSGLFRDGNSIYGYLPLFADGKGNPGVSLFTSATTSLYRNGTKVGSHGDPLLGGEEFTVPSGDASYKLTTSVKRSAKVSAASTRIDASWTFRSKKTSDVKKLPVSTARFQAVTGLDSKVKAGKKATFPVTVEGAAKGKNLKSLTVYVSYDSGKTWKKTTVKKGKITVKNPAKKKAISFRANIVDKKGNKSTVSIYHAYHGK, from the coding sequence TTGCGCAGACAATTCAAGAGAGCGCGCGCGACGGGCGCGGCCACGGTCGCCACGGCAGCCGCCGTGGCGCTCGTGGCGGGCATGACCGGCCCGGCCGCGGCGAACGGGGAACGGACGGCGGCGGGCACCGCGGCCGGTACGACGTACACGAACGCGGCGCAGTCGAAGGCGCCGTCCTCGGCGAAGACCAAGCACCGCATCACCCTCATCACCGGCGACCGGGTCGCCGTGGACGCCAAGGGCCGCGTGGTCGGCCTGGAGCGGGCCAAGGGGAGGGAGCACATACCCGTCCAGATCAGCAGGTCCGGCGGCCACACCCACGTCCTTCCGGCGGACGCCGCCCGGCTGATCGCGAGCGGCAAGCTCGACCGGCGGCTCTTCGACATCACCGAACTCGGCAAGGACGCCACCCGCCGCTCCCAGCAGCGCGGCCTGAAGGTCATCGTCGGGTACCAGGGACGCGCCACCGCCGCGAAGTCCGACGTCCGCGAGGCGGCCGACCTCCGCCGGACCCTCGGCACCCTGAACGCGGACGCGGTGCAGACCCCGCACGAGGACACCCCCGACCTGTGGGAGGCGGTCACCGACGGCGACCGGACCGCGTCCGGCATCGCCCACGTCTGGCTCGACGGCGTCCGCGAGGTGGCCCTCGACAAGTCCGTCGCGCAGATCGGCACCCCCAAGGCGTGGGCCGCCGGCTACGACGGCAAGGGCGTGAAGATCGCCGTCCTGGACACCGGTGTCGACGCGACCCACCCGGACCTGAAGGGCCAGGTGACCGCGTCCAAGGACTTCACCGGTTCGTCGGGCACCGGCGACAAGGTCGGCCACGGCACGCACGTCGCGGCGATCGCGGCCGGTACCGGAGCAAAGGGCGGGGGCAAGTACAAGGGCGTCGCCCCCGGTGCCAAGGTCCTCAACGGCAAGGTCCTCGACGACTCCGGCTTCGGTGACGACTCCGGCATCCTCGCCGGCATGGAGTGGGCGGCCGCACAGGGCGCCGACGTCGTCAACATGAGCCTGGGCGGCGGAGACACCGCCGAGATCGACCCGCTGGAAGCGGCGGTCAACAAGCTCTCCGCGGACCAGGGCATCCTGTTCGCCATCGCGGCGGGCAACGAGGGCCCGAAGTCGATCGGTTCGCCCGGCAGCGCCGACGCCGCCCTCACCGTGGGCGCCGTCGACGACAAGGACAAGCTCGCCGACTTCTCCTCCACCGGCCCCCGTACCGGTGACGGCGCGGTCAAGCCGGACGTCACCGCGCCCGGCGTCGACATCACGGCCGCCTCGGCCAAGGGCAACTTCATCGCCGAGGAGGTCGGCGAGAAGCCGGCCGGCTACATGTCCATCTCGGGCACGTCGATGGCGACCCCCCATGTCGCGGGCGCGGCCGCGCTCCTGAAGCAGCAGCATCCCGACTGGGCCTACACGGAGCTGAAGGGCGCGCTCACCGGCTCCACCAAGGGCGGCGCGTACACGGCGTTCCAGCAGGGCTCCGGGCGGGTCCAGGTCGACAAGGCCATCCAGCAGACGGTGATCGCCGACCCGGTCTCGGTGAGCTTCGGCGTCCAGCAGTGGCCGCACACCGACGACAAGCCGGTCACCAAGCAGCTGACCTACCGCAACCTCGGCACCGAGGACGTCACCCTGAAGCTGACGTCCACCGCCACCGACCCCAAGGGCAAGGCGGCCCCGGCCGGCTTCTTCACCCTGGGCGCCACCACGGTGACGGTCCCGGCGGGCGGCAAGGCCTCCGTCGACCTCACCGCCGACACCCGGCTCGGCGGCACGGTCGACGGCGCGTACTCGGCGTACGTGGTCGCGACCGGTGGCGGACAGAGCGTCCGCACGGCTGCGGGCGTGGAGCGGGAGGTCGAGTCCTACGACGTGACGCTCAAGGTCCTCGGCCGCAACGGCAAGGCCACCGGCGACTACATGGCCAGCCTGGACGCCCTCTCCGGCGCGGCGGCCGGCGAGTGGTTCATGCCCTACGACGCCGACGGCACCGTCACCGTCCGGGTGCCCAAGGGCAACTACCTCATGGACGCCGCGGTGTTCGCCGACTCCGAATCGGCGAAGTGGAAGGGCGCCGACTGGCTCTCCCAGCCGAAGCTGAGCGTCACCAAGAAGACCACGGTCACCCTGGACGCCCGCAAGGCCAAGCCGGTGAAGATCACCGTGCCGGACAAGGCGGCCAAGCCGGAGTTCGCCTTGGCCGACTACACCGTGGAGACGAAGAATTCCATCTCCGGCTCCGGCTGGTGGCTGGAGTCGTACGCCAACTTCCGCTCCGCCCACCTCGGCCCGCAGATCACCGACGGCTCGCTGACCCAGCAGTGGGACGCCCACTGGAGCAAGGGCGCCAAGGCGCAGTACAGCACCACCACCGGCGGCAAGGTCAAGAAGCTCGCCACCGGCTTCACCCGTACCTACAAGGCGTCCGAACTGGCCACGGTGAAGGTCGGCATGGGCTCGGCGGCGAGCGGCAAGAAGAAGGGCGCGGTCAGCGCCACCGGCTGGCTGCCGGACACCTTCTCCGCCTCCTCGATCGGCATCCCGCAGACCCTGCCCGGCACCCGCACCCTGTACCTGTCCACCAAGGGCGGGGTGAAGTGGGACCTCGGCTTCGAGCAGCACGGCGGTGTCGACGCGGAGGGCTGGCCGATCATCGAGGCCGGTTACACCGTCGGTGACTCACTGGCCTTCAAGGCCGGCAAGAAGTACTCCCGGACCGTGAACACGGCCGTCTTCGGGCCGCGTCTCACCTCGGATTCCGGCCTCTTCCGCGACGGCAACAGCATCTACGGGTACCTCCCGCTGTTCGCCGACGGCAAGGGCAACCCCGGCGTCTCCCTGTTCACCTCGGCCACCACCAGCCTCTACCGCAACGGCACCAAGGTCGGCTCCCACGGCGACCCGCTGCTCGGGGGAGAGGAGTTCACGGTTCCCTCCGGGGACGCCTCCTACAAGCTGACGACCTCGGTCAAGCGCAGCGCCAAGGTCTCCGCCGCCTCCACCCGCATCGACGCGAGCTGGACCTTCCGCTCCAAGAAGACCTCCGACGTGAAGAAGCTGCCCGTCTCCACGGCCCGCTTCCAGGCGGTCACCGGACTGGACAGCAAGGTCAAGGCGGGCAAGAAGGCCACCTTCCCGGTCACCGTCGAGGGCGCCGCCAAGGGCAAGAACCTCAAGTCCCTGACGGTGTACGTCTCCTACGACTCCGGGAAGACCTGGAAGAAGACCACCGTCAAGAAGGGCAAGATCACCGTCAAGAACCCCGCCAAGAAGAAGGCGATCTCCTTCCGCGCCAACATCGTCGACAAGAAGGGCAACAAGTCGACGGTCTCGATCTACCACGCCTACCACGGCAAGTGA
- a CDS encoding ABC transporter ATP-binding protein has product MYELRGVTRRYTRGRETVHALDGVDLTIPDGDRLVIQGPTGGGKSTLLQMLGGLDRPSSGEVVLDGTDLATLPEARLTRVRSENIGFVFQSFNLIPTLTAQENVETALVPLGVRAKERREKAAEALASVGLGERLGHLPAEMSGGQQQRVAIARALVKEPKVLLADEPTGNLDESMRDEIMDVLIRMWKELGLTFVMVTHDSSLAKRAPRVATIRKGRITVKENPAA; this is encoded by the coding sequence ATGTACGAACTCAGAGGCGTCACCCGGCGCTACACCCGCGGCAGGGAAACCGTCCACGCCCTCGACGGCGTCGATCTGACGATCCCCGACGGAGACCGGCTCGTCATCCAGGGACCCACCGGCGGCGGCAAGTCCACGCTGCTGCAGATGCTCGGCGGCCTCGACCGGCCCAGCTCCGGCGAGGTCGTCCTCGACGGCACCGACCTCGCCACCCTGCCCGAGGCCCGGCTCACCCGGGTGCGCAGCGAGAACATCGGCTTCGTCTTCCAGTCCTTCAACCTGATCCCGACCCTCACCGCGCAGGAGAACGTCGAGACCGCCCTCGTACCGCTCGGGGTGCGGGCCAAGGAGCGGCGGGAGAAGGCCGCCGAGGCGCTGGCGTCGGTCGGGCTCGGCGAACGGCTCGGGCATCTGCCCGCCGAGATGTCCGGCGGGCAGCAGCAGCGGGTGGCCATCGCGCGGGCGCTGGTGAAGGAGCCGAAGGTGCTGCTCGCCGACGAACCCACCGGAAACCTCGACGAGTCGATGCGCGACGAGATCATGGACGTGCTGATCCGCATGTGGAAGGAGCTGGGGCTCACCTTCGTCATGGTCACCCACGACTCGTCCCTGGCGAAACGGGCACCGCGGGTGGCGACCATCCGCAAGGGCCGCATCACGGTGAAGGAGAACCCGGCCGCCTGA